From Chryseobacterium sp. IHB B 17019, one genomic window encodes:
- a CDS encoding LytR/AlgR family response regulator transcription factor → MRTKIQACIIDDEQDGRDYISLLLQNEFPEIQIAFQAASVEDAYIFLTKNSPDILFLDIQLKDGNAFDLLSKFKEIQSEIIFITAFENFAIQAIKNGATDYLLKPIKKIDFVTAVNKALENIKKTKALINNPGQNKIALPTAQGFTLIDIADIVHCEADSNYTIFHLNNKTKILISKTLSDFEKHLLEYNFFRIHHKHLINLSHLKEYMKGKGGQVVMTDNSVLEVSVRKKNDFLLRIEYRD, encoded by the coding sequence ATGAGAACAAAAATACAGGCCTGCATCATTGATGACGAACAGGACGGCAGAGATTACATTTCCCTCTTACTGCAAAATGAGTTTCCGGAGATCCAAATAGCCTTCCAGGCGGCAAGTGTGGAAGATGCGTATATATTCCTCACCAAAAATTCACCCGATATTCTTTTTCTGGATATTCAGCTGAAGGATGGTAACGCCTTTGACCTTCTTTCGAAATTTAAAGAGATTCAGTCTGAAATTATTTTCATTACCGCTTTTGAAAACTTTGCCATTCAGGCGATTAAAAACGGAGCGACAGACTATCTTTTAAAGCCTATTAAAAAAATAGATTTCGTAACTGCCGTCAACAAGGCATTGGAGAATATCAAAAAAACAAAAGCTTTAATAAACAATCCGGGACAGAATAAAATTGCCTTACCGACTGCTCAGGGCTTTACATTAATTGATATTGCTGATATTGTTCATTGTGAAGCAGATTCCAACTACACAATTTTTCATCTTAATAATAAAACAAAAATTCTGATATCCAAGACACTTTCTGATTTTGAAAAACATCTTCTGGAATATAATTTTTTCAGGATCCATCATAAGCATTTAATTAATCTTTCTCATCTAAAAGAGTATATGAAAGGAAAAGGCGGCCAGGTGGTGATGACGGATAATTCTGTTTTGGAAGTATCTGTGCGAAAAAAGAACGATTTCCTGCTCCGGATAGAATACCGGGACTAA
- a CDS encoding T9SS type A sorting domain-containing protein has product MKTNNCEIIIKHFVLLDSAATDETFRLSMGGKQRCLKKITRSFLVTAITLFYSHAKAQVKTVEPSHETPSNVITSLYSKERSDISNFTKNQSSSSVMIDLHANEVKAVMANQDYFSADLFLNDNLTRKAPTGHNTQVTRYDNKKILLDGLTRDNLTVYEILDRYTLRDKNIDSDYLYDNTYYLFRDEQGNNVATVYYIDRTIGFLKSEYKIVTVEKQSAAFPMVVAPNPARHMISITYQVEKNGEASLQIMDMNGRIADTVFRNKQVGSGKHTVQHNINLPAGNYLLQFNVQGQSPVTQKLIVQ; this is encoded by the coding sequence ATGAAAACAAACAACTGTGAAATTATTATAAAACATTTTGTTTTATTGGATTCAGCTGCAACAGATGAAACTTTCCGTTTATCCATGGGTGGTAAACAGAGATGTTTAAAAAAAATTACTCGGTCTTTTCTCGTCACTGCCATCACTTTATTTTATTCTCATGCAAAAGCGCAGGTAAAAACCGTCGAGCCTTCACATGAGACACCCTCAAACGTAATCACCTCTTTGTATAGTAAGGAACGAAGTGATATTTCTAATTTTACTAAGAATCAATCATCCAGTTCAGTTATGATTGACCTTCACGCCAATGAAGTAAAAGCGGTAATGGCCAACCAGGATTATTTTTCTGCGGATCTTTTTCTAAATGATAACCTTACAAGAAAAGCTCCAACAGGGCACAATACTCAGGTCACCCGTTATGATAATAAAAAGATTCTTCTTGATGGGCTTACACGTGACAATCTTACTGTTTATGAGATCCTCGACCGATACACATTGCGGGATAAGAATATAGACAGTGATTACCTTTATGACAATACATATTATCTTTTTCGTGATGAACAGGGCAACAACGTTGCTACAGTATACTATATCGACAGAACCATCGGATTTTTGAAATCTGAATATAAAATCGTGACCGTAGAAAAGCAGTCCGCTGCTTTCCCGATGGTTGTGGCGCCTAATCCGGCTAGACATATGATCAGCATTACGTATCAGGTTGAAAAAAATGGTGAAGCAAGCCTGCAGATTATGGATATGAATGGCCGTATTGCAGATACTGTGTTCCGTAATAAACAGGTCGGAAGCGGAAAACACACAGTTCAGCATAATATCAATCTTCCTGCCGGTAACTATCTGCTTCAGTTCAATGTACAAGGGCAGTCACCCGTTACTCAAAAACTAATTGTTCAATAA